The genomic DNA TAGCGACGATTGGTTCGGCTAGTTAACAATTAAAACATGACACGTTCTCAGCTAGTGATCAGCCAGCTCCTTGACTGGCTTGCCGCGATACCACCAGTCATTGATGAAGCGTGCCAATTCCTCTGGTGATTCGTGGAGTCCAGTCTTCAACCAATAACGCACGACGCCCACGATACCGTTAAGGTAATATTCAAACATGTATTCTTTTTCGCGATTACCGATACCATCGACTGGGGCTTGATTATGCGCTAATATCTCGCGTTTAGTCGTTGCGATAAAGCTCATTAAGAAGTCTTGATCGGTTGTCAGAATGAAAGAAGTTACGGCATGCCGTTTTTTTACGACTTCGAAGATGCCGGTTAGGATAGCTTGCAAAGAGTCGGGATTGAGATGCTTGTCGATGACCGCCAGTAATTCCTCGGTGGCGTCTTGTTCCATCTTTTCCATGCAATCCTTAACGTCTTCGTAGTGGGCGTAAAAGGTGCCCCGATTAATGTCGGCGGCTTTACAAACAGCAGTCACGGTAATTTCGTCCAGTGACTGGCGTTGAAGTAAATTGATTAAACTGTCTTGAATGAGACGTTCGGTCATTTGCGAACGACGGTTGTTTTTTGTACCTACCACTGAAGTTCACCTCATTATTTGAACAATATAGTATAGTTTGTTTATTTAATGACGCTTTTATGAAAATTGTTGGTTGAAATTATAACTGTTTTCATTTAACATGTTGTTATTATTTAAACACATTGTTGATTAAATGTCACGATGTCGTTTTAAGAATCTGAATTAGGGAAGGGATATAACGTGAAAGGGAGCCGTAGACGTTTTACAATCCAAGCGATTGTTTGGCTGGTTGTGATGGTAGCGGCCATCATCTTCCTGCCAAATATCAGCAGTCTGGTACGTGATAAGGGCCAGACCAAATTACCAAGTAGTGCGAAGAGTCAAGTTGCACAAGTTATCCAAAATCATTGGGGGCGTAATCAGAATAATACGCGTCAAGTGGTAGTGGTCTTCAACAATGGTGATTCGAAATTAACCAGTGATCAGAAGCAAGCAATCGATGGGACGATTCAGCGCTTCAAAGATCAAAAGTCCAAGTATCATGTGAAATCAATGACGGCCGCTAGCGACAATGCTGCTGCCAAGAAACAATTGATTTCAAAGGATAAATCAACTGAATTATTACAATTAATGGTTGGTAAGAATCAGACCGTTGCGAACATGACGAAAAATATCACCGCCGGAGCTAAAACGACTGGTGTTAAGACGTACGTGACGGGGAGTGATATCTTAAATGATGATTTCACTCAAGAAACGGAAGCTGGCATTCAGAAGACGGAAATTA from Lactiplantibacillus paraplantarum includes the following:
- a CDS encoding TetR/AcrR family transcriptional regulator; its protein translation is MVGTKNNRRSQMTERLIQDSLINLLQRQSLDEITVTAVCKAADINRGTFYAHYEDVKDCMEKMEQDATEELLAVIDKHLNPDSLQAILTGIFEVVKKRHAVTSFILTTDQDFLMSFIATTKREILAHNQAPVDGIGNREKEYMFEYYLNGIVGVVRYWLKTGLHESPEELARFINDWWYRGKPVKELADH